A genomic region of Colletotrichum destructivum chromosome 1, complete sequence contains the following coding sequences:
- a CDS encoding Putative serine/threonine-protein kinase, active has protein sequence MPSASAAMASPITTSAASSKPSSVKSDGKKSPRLTPQNGQSPANGNAFHEALAKPADKPSMKDKLTRMFSTKDVTRNAIEVPQRPRGSSFNGTDKPQPPSRKPSATTAEKVSEKSAAKTAKPPAKDLHRFMVNQELQGGHEHHLKSSRRQEKLSDMWRTLIGKKQEHADNDLSLVSNWVDTLKAEKEDMAGDKRNGPNATSSLVEKYGKCQEVVGRGAFGIVRISHKKIENGTEKLFAVKEFRRRPEETEKKYSKRLTAEFCISSSLRHPNVIHTLDLLKDAKGDYCEVMEFCAGGDLYTLVLSAGKLEVQEADCYFKQMMRGVEYLHEMGVAHRDLKPENLLLTTRGGLKITDFGNGECFRMAWETDPHMVSGLCGSAPYIAPEEYTDKEFDARAVDVWACGVIYMAMRTGRHLWRVARKDEDEFYARYLEGRRDEEGYGPIESLHRARCRNVIYSVLDPNPLRRITASQVLKSEWGREIKLCKAGEEGL, from the exons ATGCCTTCAGCTTCCGCCGCTATGGCGAGCCCAATAACCACCTCTGCCGCCAGTTCCAAACCTTCCTCTGTCAAGTCAGACGGCAAAAAATCGCCGCGCTTGACCCCGCAAAATGGCCAGTCCCCCGCCAACGGCAATGCGTTCCATGAGGCCCTGGCGAAACCTGCCGACAAACCCTCAATGAAGGACAAGCTCACACGCATGTTCTCCACGAAAGACGTCACCAGAAACGCTATCGAGGTCCCCCAGCGTCCCCGTGGTTCCAGCTTTAATGGCACCGACAAGCCCCAACCCCCGAGCAGAAAGCCCTCTGCAACCACCGCAGAGAAGGTCTCCGAAAAATCCGCCGCCAAAACCGCGAAACCGCCTGCAAAGGATCTCCATCGATTCATGGTGAACCAGGAGCTGCAAGGTGGCCACGAGCACCACCTCAAGTCAAGTCGCCGCCAGGAGAAGCTTTCCGACATGTGGCGCACCCTCATCGGCAAGAAGCAGGAGCATGCCGACAACGACCTGTCCCTCGTTTCTAACTGGGTCGACActctcaaggccgagaaggaggataTGGCAGGAGATAAGAGGAACGGACCCAACGCGACCTCGTCGCTCGTCGAGAAGTACGGCAAATGCCAGGAGGTAGTAGGCCGTGGCGCCTTTGGAATCGTCAGAATATCCCACAAGAAGATCGAAAACGGAACAGAAAAGCTgttcgccgtcaaggagttccgtcgccgtccggaggagacggagaagaagtacAGCAAGCGCCTGACGGCCGAGTTCTGCATTTCGTCGTCGCTCCGTCATCCCAACGTCATCCACACCCTTGACCTTCTTAAGGACGCCAAGGGCGACTACTGCGAAGTCATGGAGTTCTGCGCAGGCGGTGACTTGTACACCCTCGTGCTCTCTGCCGGTAAGCTCGAGGTTCAGGAGGCCGACTGCTACTTCAAGCAGATGATGCGGGGTGTCGAGTATCTCCACGAAATGGGAGTTGCTCACCGCGACCTGAAACCCGAGAATCTGCTGCTCACTACCCGTGGCGGCCTGAAGATTACAGACTTTGGCAACGGGGAGTGCTTCCGGATGGCTTGGGAGACGGACCCCCATATGGTGTCTGGTCTCTGCGGCTCTGCCCCCTACATTGCGCCAGAGGAGTATACCGACAAGGAATTCGATGCTCGCGCTGTCGATGTCTGGGCCTGCGGAGTCATCTACATGGCCATGCGCACCGGTCGCCACCTTTGGCGTGTTGCTCGCAAGGACGAAGATGAGTTCTACGCCAGATACCTCGAGGGTCGTCGTGATGAGGAGGGATATGGACCCATTGAGTCCTTGCACAGA GCGCGCTGTAGAAACGTCATTTACTCTGTCCTGGATCCCAATCCCCTCCGACGCATCACAGCTTCCCAGGTTCTCAAGTCTGAATGGGGTCGCGAGATCAAGCTCTGCAAGGCAGGTGAAGAGGGTCTTTGA
- a CDS encoding Putative DNA-directed RNA polymerase Rpb11, 13-16kDa subunit, RNA polymerase, RBP11-like subunit codes for MPGRTTSEDVPMDEAPTSYQPEEEEAEVQDESPEQEEEEEEEESQRVKILPGSTDTAASFEFIDEGHTLGNALRFIIMKNPDVEFCAYAIPHPSEAKMNIRIQTYDGTAVAALQKGLKDLQALSDTVAEEFIRAKDEFGRS; via the exons ATGCCCGGCAGAACGACCTCAGAAGACGTCCCCATGGACGAGGCGCCCACGTCTTACCAgcccgaagaggaggaggccgaggtccagGATGAGTCGCCTgagcaggaggaagaggaagaggaggaggagtccCAGCGCGTCAAGATC CTGCCCGGCTCAACAGACACTGCCGCCTCGTTCGAGTTCATTGACGAGGGCCACACGCTCGGGAATGCGTTGAGATTCATCATCATGAAGAA CCCCGATGTCGAGTTCTGCGCCTATGCCATTCCCCACCCCTCAGAGGCCAAAATGAACATCAGAATCCAGACCTATG ACGGTACCGCCGTCGCGGCTCTGCAAAAGGGCCTCAAGGACTTGCAAGCCCTCAGCgacaccgtcgccgaggagttcATTCGCGCCAAGGATGAGTTTGGCCGTTCGTAG
- a CDS encoding Putative NADH dehydrogenase [ubiquinone] (complex I), alpha subcomplex, subunit 6: MAITPTQFAKTTRQSANWNDAKRRVLSTYREWIRAAPEIQTMYNVPLPVSVLRTRIREEFERHRFAKKLPVVDVLLFKSHAEYQETMNFWKQTTHIMSYFKEENFRGDKRLPNSFMTGFLEGRN, encoded by the exons ATGGCCATCACTCCGACCCAATTTGCAAAGACGACTCGGCAGT CGGCCAACTGGAACGACGCAAAGCGCCGGGTTCTCTCTACGTACAGAGAATGGATCCGAGCT GCGCCTGAGATCCAGACGATGTACAATGTTCCCCTGCCCGTGTCCGTCCTCCGCACACGGATACGCGAGGAGTTCGAGCGTCACAGGTTCGCCAAAAAGCTTCCCGTGGTGGACGTCCTTCTCTTCAAGAGCCACGCCGAATACCAG GAGACGATGAACTTTTGGAAGCAGACCACGCACATTATGTCCTACTTTAAGGAGGAGAACTTTAGAGGCGACAAGCGGTTGCCCAACAGCTTCATGACCGGATTCTTGGAG GGCCGCAACTAA
- a CDS encoding Putative pre-mRNA-splicing factor BUD31, producing the protein MPPVRSSKRKPPPEGFGDIEDQLLIFQNKMKDAQNKPPPTGPKHQAQWEIFQIAHTRSRYIYDLYYEKEAISKQLYEWLLKNGYADAMLIAKWKKQGYEKLCCLRCVQTKETNFNSTCICRVPKAQLKEDQDVQCVSCGCHGCASSD; encoded by the exons ATGCCTCCAGTGCGATCCTCGAAGCGCAAGCCGCCCCCAGAAGGCTTCGGCGACATCGAGGACCAGCTCCTCATCTTCCAGAACAAAATGAAGGACGCGCAGAACAAGCCGCCACCGACGGGGCCGAAGCATCAGGCGCAGTGGGAGATCTTCCAAATCGCGCACACACGAAGCAGATATATCTACGACCTGTACtacgagaaggaggccattAGCAAGCAGCTGTACGAATGGCTGCTTAAGAACGGGTACGCCGATGCCATGTTGATCGCCAAGTGGAAGAAGCAGGGTTACGAAAAG CTCTGCTGCCTGCGCTGCGTCCAGACCAAGGAGACCAACTTCAACTCGACGTGCATATGCCGAGTCCCGAAAGCCCAGCTCAAGGAAGACCAGGACGTTCAATGCGTCAGCTGCGGGTGCCACGGCTGCGCCTCTAGCGACTAG
- a CDS encoding Putative Zinc finger protein — MKCSMPPHKEALTFKSYDEYEAHYAKTHTNRCLECGRNLPSEHLLNVHHEECHDSFAAVRRERGEHTYSCFVEGCERKCMTPQKRRMHLIDKHSFPKNYFFALTREGIDGRRSLLVEGGHHRRKSSGTFSTTKESKRKSSILESSTSQGKESKAPGNVAIKTSKEPGLTGHESAIAEHLDTEMDDLAGAMSALQFVPNSVRFGRGGGRVGFAKR, encoded by the exons ATGAAATGCTCCATGCCACCTCACAAAGAGGCTCTGACTTTCAAATCATACGACGAATATGAGGCACATTACGCGAAGACGCACACAAACAGGTGCCTGGAGTGCGGGAGGAACCTGCCGTCGGAGCATCTGCTCAACGTCCATCACGAGGAGTGCCACGATTCATTCGCCGCTGTCAGGCGGGAAAGAGGAGAGCACACG TATTCCTGTTTTGTCGAGGGCTGCGAAAGAAAATGCATGACGCCGCAGAAGCGTCGCATGCATCTCATTGACAAACATAGCTTTCCCAAAAACTACTTCTTCGCTTTGACAAGAGAGGGCATCGACGGGCGACGGTCATTGCTCGTTGAAGGCGGTCACCACCGACGAAAATCGTCTGGCACTTTCAGCACGACTAAGGAGTCGAAGCGCAAATCGAGCATCTTGGAGTCGTCCACGTCGCAAGGCAAAGAATCAAAGGCACCAGGGAATGTTGCCATCAAGACATCCAAAGAGCCAGGGCTCACCGGACACGAGTCAGCAATCGCAGAACATCTAGATACGGAAATGgatgacctcgccggcgccatgtCGGCGCTGCAGTTCGTCCCCAACAGCGTGCGGTTCGGAAGGGGCGGTGGGCGGGTTGGCTTTGCAAAACGATGA